A portion of the Magnolia sinica isolate HGM2019 chromosome 17, MsV1, whole genome shotgun sequence genome contains these proteins:
- the LOC131231752 gene encoding pentatricopeptide repeat-containing protein At5g66520-like, whose product MQEAKQLQGHLIVMGLQQHDFFLRKLITTFAISNPFSLNYARLIFDHIQTPSTYIYNTMIRAYATSPNPIQGVHLYNHMKKQGAPPDNYTFPSLLKACSTLRAPRKGEETHCCVIKHGFDTDLFIQNSLIHLYGSNAEIDAARRIFDGMLVKDVATWTTLIICYSYSASIELARQVFDEMPERNVVSFSAMITGYVQRGRFKEALHLFRDLQIARIEPNDSALMSVLRACSNLGALDCGRWIHSYIHKTKGRELDGRITTALIDMYCKCGSLENALFVFASAKEKYVGAWTAMISGLAMHGFGERSIDLFEEMIALGIKPNVVTFVALLSACTHSGLVKDGLRYFEHMQAEYGIKPTIEHFGCVVDLLGRAGLITKAVEFIRKMPMEANAAIWGALLSACRVHKNVEFGELAARWLVRDEPLNGAVYMALLSLYSEAGRWDDVERMKREMKEVGCRKSPGCSMIEVDGDCHEFVVGDKSHPHALEVCLHLGGLIEEVKQNKLIFA is encoded by the coding sequence ATGCAAGAAGCTAAGCAGCTGCAGGGCCACCTTATCGTGATGGGACTCCAACAACATGACTTTTTCCTACGGAAACTCATCACCACATTCGCCATCTCCAACCCTTTCTCATTAAACTACGCCCGTCTGATCTTTGATCACATCCAAACTCCATCAACCTACATCTACAACACCATGATCAGAGCCTACGCCACTAGCCCAAATCCCATCCAAGGCGTCCATCTCTACAACCATATGAAGAAACAAGGTGCCCCACCTGATAACTACACCTTCCCATCCTTGCTCAAGGCATGCTCCACTCTACGGGCCCCACGCAAGGGCGAGGAGACGCACTGCTGTGTGATCAAACATGGGTTCGATACGGATCTCTTCATCCAAAACTCGTTAATCCATCTGTACGGATCGAATGCTGAGATCGATGCCGCTCGGCGGATTTTTGATGGGATGTTAGTGAAGGATGTCGCCACCTGGACTACTTTGATCATTTGCTATTCTTATTCCGCTTCAATTGAGTTAGCACGGCAGgtattcgatgaaatgcctgagaGAAATGTTGTTTCTTTTAGTGCCATGATCACGGGCTATGTCCAAAGGGGGCGGTTTAAGGAAGCATTGCATTTGTTCCGGGATTTGCAAATTGCGAGAATTGAGCCTAACGATTCCGCTCTCATGAGTGTTCTTAGGGCCTGTTCTAATTTGGGTGCCTTGGATTGTGGGAGATGGATTCATTCATATATACATAAGACCAAAGGAAGAGAATTGGATGGTAGAATTACCACTGCTCTCATAGATATGTATTGCAAGTGTGGGAGCTTGGAAAATGCGCTGTTTGTCTTTGCAAGTGCGAAGGAGAAGTATGTGGGTGCATGGACGGCTATGATCTCTGGGTTGGCCATGCATGGATTTGGTGAGAGATCGATCGACTTGTTTGAGGAGATGATCGCGCTGGGAATCAAGCCTAATGTGGTCACATTTGTCGCACTTCTATCTGCGTGCACCCATTCAGGTTTGGTGAAAGATGGGTTGAGGTATTTTGAGCACATGCAGGCCGAGTATGGGATCAAGCCCACAATCGAGCACTTTGGTTGTGTTGTTGATCTTCTCGGCCGGGCGGGATTGATCACCAAAGCAGTCGAATTTATAAGGAAGATGCCAATGGAGGCGAATGCAGCCATCTGGGGTGCTCTTTTGAGCGCCTGTCGAGTCCATAAGAATGTCGAGTTCGGTGAATTGGCGGCAAGATGGCTAGTTAGGGACGAGCCTTTGAATGGGGCTGTTTACATGGCTTTGTTGAGTTTGTATAGTGAGGCTGGAAGGTGGGATGATGTGGAAAGGATGAAAAGAGAGATGAAGGAGGTTGGTTGTAGGAAGAGTCCTGGATGCAGCATGATTGAAGTTGATGGGGATTGTCATGAGTTTGTGGTGGGTGATAAGTCACACCCACATGCATTGGAAGTATGTTTACACTTGGGTGGATTAATAGAGGAAGTGAAGCAAAATAAATTGATTTTTGCATGA
- the LOC131231196 gene encoding uncharacterized protein LOC131231196, giving the protein MDNTDPRERDLCIDLESGATTSEEEGPRDGVASSRRKNLLDRVWSGFVSFDGSVKTKEGISPHENLSNPDEVCVENVGLLIERFGGEERVSFVETSRIEKPKKKSCKKPPKPPRPPTAVLLHAADQKLAREITELTMLKKARVERMKALKKMKDGKTTSSSSSLCALAITIIFCLIIILQGAFSRSSSNVQFQGSPEAALATGRGLISVQYNRKVPARGGTIGPGSGSPSIIEPVPGSGTQEERSRFSG; this is encoded by the exons ATGGACAATACAGATCCAAGAGAAAGAGATCTCTGTATCGATCTCGAAAGTGGTGCGACCACAAGTGAAGAAGAAGGTCCGAGAGATGGAGTTGCCAGCTCCAGAAGGAAGAATTTGTTAGATAGGGTCTGGAGTGGATTCGTGAGCTTTGACGGATCAGTGAAAACTAAAGAAGGCATAAGTCCACATGAGAATTTGTCGAATCCTGACGAGGTTTGTGTCGAGAATGTAGGCTTGTTGATAGAGAGGTttggaggagaagagagagtgagtTTTGTGGAGACTTCAAggatagaaaaaccaaagaagaagAGCTGTAAAAAGCCTCCTAAGCCGCCCCGTCCCCCGACAGCGGTGTTGTTACATGCCGCTGACCAGAAGTTGGCCAGGGAGATTACTGAGCTTACCATGTTAAAGAAGGCGAGGGTTGAACGGATGAAAGCACTGAAGAAGATGAAAGATGGGAAGACAACATCATCCAGTAGTAGTCTGTGCGCCTTGGCCATTACCATTATCTTCTGCCTTATTATAATCTTGCAAG GAGCATTTTCCAGAAGCAGCTCAAATGTTCAATTTCAAGGGTCACCTGAGGCTGCATTAGCGACAGGGAGAGGATTGATTTCGGTTCAGTATAATAGGAAAGTTCCTGCAAGAGGAGGTACCATTGGTCCTGGATCTGGATCTCCCAG CATTATAGAGCCAGTCCCTGGGTCAGGCACTCAGGAAGAAAGGAGTAGATTTTCAGGCTGA